The Erpetoichthys calabaricus chromosome 5, fErpCal1.3, whole genome shotgun sequence genome has a segment encoding these proteins:
- the LOC114652442 gene encoding gastrula zinc finger protein XlCGF57.1-like isoform X3: MASAKEDGVDERMVDIKEEDCEWLTTEDVCVKLEDHEERISVFKEEEECKGVTAAIKAEDLNDFSIGLELQKHEIENIYKQDACEESPSSLQPWSTNTGRLATQENSAELKSELSESEEKITEGNGREGEESPGSVGINLQKNGSFSPPSFGQRSLQCKEKGMKKSARRSETLTAAFLQCSSLPVTGVTQTEDIKTDRQQVEKEIQINPGKKCCLECGKQFARKSHLNKHMKIHTGEKPYCCHECGKSFLRRSCLQRHRIIHTGEKPHCCPECGKSFSRISSLQRHITIHIGEKPHCCPECGNSFSQISVLKMHRRIHTGEKPHCCPECGKSFSRISSLHRHRRIHTGEKPHCFPECGKSFSWRSEFQLHKTIHIGEKPHYCSECGKSFSRSSNLQSHRRIHTGEKPHCCPECGKSFSRISSLQRHRRIHTGEKPHCCEECGKQFSDKRSSQRHTQIHTGEKPYCCSQCGKRFFNISSLQRHAKTHNGEKKQYVCSEYGKCIERQNVLLSHTTIHNEEKSYGCSE, encoded by the exons ATGGCCTCTGCCAAAGAAGATGGCGTGGATGAAAGAATGGtggacattaaagaagaggactgtgagtggcTCACAACagaggatgtgtgtgtgaagctggaggatcatgaagaaagaatttcagtttttaaagaggaggaggagtgcaagggggtgactgctgccattaaagctgaggatttgaatgatttctccattggtcttgaacttcaaaAGCATGAAATTGAGAATATTTACAAACAAGATGCCTGTGAAGAATCTCCATCCAGTTTACAGCCCTGGTCCACTAATACGGGACGACTGGCTACACAGGAGAATTCGGCAGAGCTGAAATCAGAGTTATCGGAGTCTGAAGAGAAAATCACCGAGGGaaatgggagagaaggagaagagtcacctgggagtgttggaataa aTTTACAGAAGAATGGCAGCTTCTCTCCACCTTCATTTGGTCAGCGCTCTCTTCAATGCAAAGAGAAAGGTATGAAGAAATCAGCAAGACGATCAGAGACCCTGACAGCAGCCTTTTTGCAGTGCAGTTCTCTACCTGTTACTGGAGTAACACAGACAGAAGACATCAAAACTGACCGACagcaagtggagaaagaaattcaaattaatcctggaaaaaaatgttgtttggaatgtggcaaacaattcgcACGGAAAAGTCATCTAAATAAGCATATgaagattcacactggagaaaaaccatatTGTTGTCATGAATGTGGTAAATCATTCTTAAGGAGAAGCTGTCTTCAAAGACACAgaataattcacacaggagaaaaacctcattgctgtcctgaatgtggtaaGTCATTCTCACGTATAAGTAGTCTTCAGAGGCACATAACAATCCACataggagaaaaacctcattgttgtccagaatgtggtaattCATTCTCACAAATAAGCGTTCTTAAGATgcacagaagaattcacacaggagaaaaacctcattgctgtccagaatgtggtaagtcattcTCACGTATAAGCAGTCTTCAtaggcacagaagaatccacacaggagaaaaacctcattgttttCCAGAATGTGGTAAATCGTTCTCATGGAGAAGTGAATTTCAGTTGCACAAAACAATTCACataggagaaaaacctcattactgttcagaatgtggcaagtcCTTCTCAAGGAGCAGCAATCTTCAGAGTCatagaagaatccacacaggagagaaacctcattgttgtccagaatgtggtaagtcgttctcacGTATAAGCagtcttcagaggcacagaagaatccacacaggagaaaaacctcattgttgtgaagaatgtggcaaacagttttctgacAAACGCAGTTCTCAAAGGCACACacaaattcatactggagagaagccatattgctgttctcaaTGTGGAAAAAGGTTTTTCAACATTAGCAGTTTACAAAGGCACGCAAAAACTcacaatggagagaaaaagcAGTATGTATGTTCTGAATATGGCAAATGTATTGAAAGACAGAACGTTCTTCTTTCACATACCACAatccataatgaagaaaaatcttATGGCTGTTCTGAATGA